The Pseudomonas kermanshahensis genome includes a window with the following:
- a CDS encoding valine--tRNA ligase, producing MDKTYQPHAIETSWYNTWESENYFAPQGAGESYTIMIPPPNVTGSLHMGHGFNNAIMDALIRFRRMQGRDTLWQPGTDHAGIATQMLVERQLEAKGQNRHDLGREQFLEKVWEWKDQSGGNISRQIRRLGSSVDWSRERFTMDDGLSEAVKEAFVRLHEDGLIYRGKRLVNWDTKLHTAISDLEVENHDEKGHLWNLRYPLADGAKTAEGKDYLVVATTRPETLLGDAAVAVNPNDERYQALIGKFVELPLVGRRIPIIADDYCDPEFGTGCVKITPAHDFNDYEVGKRHNLPLLNIFDKNAMVLANAQAFNLDGSVNEQVDTTLPAQYATLDRFVARKQIVADLDAQGLLVSIDDHALKVPKGDRSGTVIEPWLTDQWYVSTKPLAEPAIAAVEDGRIQFVPKQYENMYFSWMRDIQDWCISRQLWWGHRIPAWYDEAGQVYVGRDEAEVRAKHNLGADVALRQDDDVLDTWFSSGLWTFSTLGWPEQTEFLKKFHSTDVLVTGFDIIFFWVARMIMLTMHLIKNEDGTPQVPFKTVYVHGLVRDGQGQKMSKSKGNVLDPLDIVDGITLDALLEKRTSGMMQPKLAEKIAKQTKAEFPDGIASYGTDALRFTFCSLASTGRDIKFDMGRVEGYRNFCNKIWNAARYVLDKGEDCGQNGEAYELSLADRWIISQLQRTEAEVTRQLEQFRFDLASQALYEFIWNQYCDWYLELSKPVLWDENAPVERARGTRRTLVRVLEVALRLAHPFMPFITEEIWQRIAPLAGIQGKTIMLQPWPVANESRIDAAAEGDIEWLKELMVGLRNIRAEMNIGPGKPLPLFLKNANADDQRRLQENEALLKKLAKVESFTVLGDADEAPLSATALVGDLQVLVPMAGLIDKDAELARLNKEIQRLQGEVQRVGGKLSNAAFVDKAPPAVIEKERAKLAESEQALANFTEQHARIAAL from the coding sequence ATGGATAAGACCTACCAGCCGCACGCCATCGAAACTTCCTGGTACAACACCTGGGAGTCCGAGAACTATTTCGCTCCACAAGGTGCAGGTGAGTCCTACACCATCATGATCCCGCCGCCGAACGTCACTGGCAGCCTGCACATGGGCCATGGGTTCAACAACGCGATCATGGACGCCCTGATCCGTTTCCGCCGCATGCAGGGTCGCGACACCCTGTGGCAGCCGGGCACCGACCACGCCGGTATCGCCACGCAGATGCTGGTCGAGCGCCAGCTCGAAGCCAAAGGCCAGAACCGTCATGACCTGGGTCGCGAACAGTTCCTGGAAAAAGTCTGGGAGTGGAAGGACCAGTCCGGCGGCAACATCAGCCGTCAGATCCGTCGCCTGGGCTCGTCGGTCGACTGGAGCCGTGAGCGCTTCACCATGGACGACGGCCTGTCCGAAGCCGTCAAGGAAGCCTTCGTGCGCCTGCACGAAGACGGCCTGATCTACCGCGGCAAACGCCTGGTCAACTGGGACACCAAGCTGCACACGGCCATCTCCGACCTCGAAGTGGAAAACCACGACGAGAAGGGCCACCTGTGGAACCTGCGCTACCCGCTGGCCGACGGCGCCAAGACCGCCGAAGGCAAGGACTACCTGGTGGTTGCCACCACGCGTCCGGAAACCCTGCTGGGTGACGCTGCCGTCGCGGTCAACCCGAACGACGAGCGCTACCAGGCCCTGATCGGCAAGTTCGTCGAGCTGCCGTTGGTCGGCCGCCGCATCCCGATCATCGCCGACGACTACTGCGACCCGGAATTCGGCACCGGCTGCGTGAAGATCACCCCGGCACACGACTTCAACGACTACGAAGTCGGCAAGCGCCACAACCTGCCGCTGCTGAACATCTTTGACAAGAACGCGATGGTCCTGGCCAATGCCCAGGCCTTCAACCTCGACGGCAGCGTCAACGAGCAGGTCGACACCACCCTGCCCGCCCAGTACGCCACCCTCGACCGCTTTGTCGCGCGTAAGCAGATCGTCGCCGACCTTGATGCCCAGGGCCTGCTGGTCAGCATCGACGACCACGCCTTGAAAGTGCCGAAAGGCGACCGTTCGGGCACTGTCATCGAACCCTGGCTGACCGACCAGTGGTATGTCTCCACCAAGCCGCTGGCAGAGCCTGCCATCGCCGCCGTGGAAGATGGCCGCATCCAGTTCGTGCCCAAGCAGTACGAGAACATGTATTTCTCCTGGATGCGCGACATTCAGGACTGGTGCATCAGCCGCCAGCTGTGGTGGGGCCACCGCATCCCGGCATGGTACGACGAGGCCGGCCAGGTCTATGTCGGCCGTGACGAGGCTGAAGTCCGCGCCAAGCACAACCTGGGCGCCGATGTTGCCCTGCGCCAGGACGACGACGTACTCGACACCTGGTTCAGCTCGGGCCTGTGGACCTTCTCGACGCTGGGCTGGCCAGAACAGACCGAGTTCCTCAAGAAGTTCCACTCCACCGATGTGCTGGTCACCGGCTTCGACATCATCTTCTTCTGGGTTGCGCGCATGATCATGCTGACCATGCACCTGATCAAGAACGAGGACGGCACCCCGCAGGTTCCGTTCAAGACCGTGTACGTGCACGGCCTGGTGCGCGATGGCCAGGGCCAGAAGATGTCCAAGTCCAAGGGTAACGTCCTGGACCCGCTGGACATCGTCGACGGCATCACCCTCGACGCCCTGTTGGAAAAACGCACCAGCGGCATGATGCAGCCCAAGCTTGCCGAGAAGATCGCCAAGCAGACCAAGGCCGAGTTCCCGGACGGCATCGCCAGCTACGGCACCGACGCCCTGCGCTTCACGTTCTGCTCGCTGGCCTCGACCGGCCGCGACATCAAGTTCGACATGGGCCGCGTCGAAGGCTACCGCAACTTCTGCAACAAGATCTGGAACGCCGCCCGCTACGTGCTGGACAAGGGCGAGGACTGCGGCCAGAACGGCGAAGCCTACGAGCTGTCGCTGGCCGACCGCTGGATCATCTCGCAACTGCAGCGTACCGAAGCCGAAGTGACCCGCCAGCTGGAGCAGTTCCGCTTCGACCTGGCCAGCCAGGCCCTGTATGAGTTCATCTGGAACCAGTATTGCGACTGGTACCTGGAACTCTCCAAGCCTGTGCTGTGGGACGAGAACGCCCCGGTCGAGCGCGCCCGTGGCACCCGTCGCACCCTGGTGCGCGTGCTGGAAGTGGCCCTGCGCCTGGCGCACCCGTTCATGCCGTTCATCACTGAAGAAATCTGGCAGCGCATCGCGCCGCTGGCTGGCATTCAGGGCAAGACCATCATGCTGCAGCCGTGGCCGGTGGCCAATGAAAGCCGCATTGATGCCGCTGCCGAAGGTGACATCGAGTGGCTCAAGGAGCTGATGGTCGGCCTGCGCAACATCCGCGCCGAAATGAACATCGGCCCGGGCAAGCCGTTGCCTCTGTTCCTGAAAAACGCCAATGCCGACGACCAGCGCCGCCTGCAGGAAAACGAAGCCCTGCTGAAGAAACTGGCCAAGGTCGAGTCGTTCACCGTGCTTGGCGATGCCGACGAAGCGCCACTGTCGGCCACCGCACTGGTGGGTGATCTGCAGGTACTGGTGCCGATGGCCGGCCTGATCGACAAGGACGCCGAACTGGCTCGCCTGAACAAGGAGATCCAGCGTCTGCAGGGTGAAGTCCAGCGCGTGGGCGGCAAGCTGTCCAACGCTGCCTTCGTCGACAAGGCACCGCCTGCGGTGATCGAGAAGGAACGCGCCAAGCTGGCAGAGTCCGAACAGGCCCTGGCCAACTTCACCGAGCAGCATGCGCGGATTGCAGCGCTGTAA
- a CDS encoding DNA polymerase III subunit chi, whose protein sequence is MDKPSPLPDSAHLLDDLESIRQLLGDADLQPPLLTETVEQIPLLLDEPGVNAVPAVEPIAAAPEEDPQTRRQDTLLHLESELRAAAQAIMQDVINDFTPHIENEIKRRLDARIERLIKRSE, encoded by the coding sequence ATGGACAAGCCTTCCCCTTTACCCGACTCCGCCCATCTGCTCGATGACCTCGAGTCGATCCGCCAGTTGCTTGGCGACGCCGACCTGCAACCGCCGCTGCTGACCGAGACGGTGGAGCAGATTCCACTGTTGCTGGACGAGCCCGGCGTTAACGCCGTGCCGGCCGTCGAGCCGATCGCCGCAGCCCCTGAGGAAGACCCGCAAACCCGCCGCCAGGACACCTTGCTGCACCTGGAAAGCGAGCTGCGCGCCGCAGCGCAGGCGATCATGCAAGACGTGATCAATGACTTTACCCCGCATATCGAGAACGAAATCAAGCGCCGGCTGGATGCGCGTATCGAGCGCTTGATCAAGCGTTCTGAGTGA
- a CDS encoding DNA polymerase III subunit chi — translation MSKVDFYILPTDALSARLDFACKLCEKAWRLGHRVYLHCQDAEQRSELDQRLWHFKGEAFVPHDLAELHADATVALGIAEDAGQHSDLLINLGAGVPAFVGQFERVAEIVVEEPGIRQSARERFRFYREQGYALQDHRLQRL, via the coding sequence ATGAGCAAAGTCGATTTTTACATCCTGCCCACCGACGCCTTGTCGGCGCGGCTCGATTTCGCCTGCAAGCTGTGCGAAAAAGCCTGGCGCCTCGGCCACCGGGTCTACCTGCATTGCCAGGATGCCGAACAGCGCAGCGAACTGGACCAACGCCTCTGGCACTTCAAGGGCGAAGCCTTCGTGCCCCACGACCTCGCGGAGTTGCACGCGGATGCCACGGTGGCCTTAGGGATTGCTGAAGATGCCGGGCAACACAGTGACCTGCTGATCAACCTGGGCGCTGGCGTGCCCGCGTTCGTCGGCCAGTTCGAACGGGTGGCCGAGATCGTCGTCGAGGAGCCAGGCATCCGCCAATCGGCCCGTGAGCGGTTCCGTTTCTACCGCGAACAGGGCTATGCTCTGCAAGACCACCGCTTACAGCGACTTTGA
- a CDS encoding leucyl aminopeptidase, producing the protein MELVVKSVAAASVKTATLVVPVGEGRKLGAVAKAVDQACEGAISAVLKRGDLAGKPGQTLLLHSLPGLKAERVLLVGSGKDEALGDRAWRKLVASVAGVLKGLNGGDAVLALDDIAVSNRDAHYGKYRLLAETLQDGEYVFDRFKSQKAEPRALKKVTLLADKAGLAEVERAVKHATAIATGMAFTRDLGNLPPNLCHPSFLAEQAKELGKAHKGLKVEVLDEKKIKDLGMGAFYAVGQGSDQPPRLIVLNYQGGKKADKPFVLVGKGITFDTGGISLKPGAGMDEMKYDMCGAASVFGTLRAVLELQLPINLVCLLACAENMPSGGATRPGDIVTTMSGQTVEILNTDAEGRLVLCDALTYAERFKPQAVIDIATLTGACIVALGSHTSGLMGNDDDLVGQLLDAGKRADDRAWQLPLFDEYQEQLDSPFADMGNIGGPKAGTITAGCFLSRFAKAYNWAHMDIAGTAWVSGGKDKGATGRPVPLLTQYLLDRAGA; encoded by the coding sequence ATGGAACTGGTTGTAAAAAGCGTAGCTGCTGCATCCGTAAAAACCGCCACGCTGGTTGTACCGGTAGGTGAAGGCCGCAAGCTCGGCGCTGTTGCCAAGGCCGTCGACCAAGCCTGCGAAGGTGCCATCAGCGCCGTGCTCAAACGTGGCGACCTGGCCGGTAAACCGGGGCAGACCCTGCTGCTGCACAGCCTGCCAGGCCTGAAGGCCGAACGCGTGCTGCTGGTTGGCAGCGGCAAGGACGAAGCCCTGGGCGACCGCGCCTGGCGCAAACTGGTGGCCAGCGTCGCCGGCGTCCTGAAAGGCCTCAACGGTGGCGACGCCGTGCTCGCCCTGGATGATATCGCCGTCAGCAACCGCGACGCCCACTACGGCAAGTACCGCCTGCTGGCCGAGACCCTGCAAGACGGCGAATACGTGTTCGACCGTTTCAAAAGCCAAAAGGCCGAGCCACGCGCCCTGAAAAAGGTCACCCTGCTGGCCGACAAGGCCGGCCTGGCCGAGGTCGAGCGTGCCGTCAAGCACGCCACGGCGATTGCCACCGGCATGGCCTTCACCCGCGACCTGGGCAACCTGCCGCCCAACCTGTGCCACCCAAGCTTCCTCGCCGAACAGGCCAAGGAGCTGGGCAAGGCGCACAAAGGCCTCAAGGTCGAAGTGCTCGACGAGAAAAAGATCAAAGACCTGGGCATGGGCGCGTTCTACGCCGTGGGCCAGGGCAGCGACCAGCCGCCACGCCTGATCGTCCTCAATTACCAGGGCGGCAAGAAGGCAGACAAGCCGTTCGTGCTGGTGGGCAAGGGCATCACCTTCGACACCGGTGGCATCAGCCTCAAGCCAGGCGCCGGCATGGACGAGATGAAATACGACATGTGTGGCGCCGCCAGCGTGTTCGGCACCCTGCGTGCGGTGCTCGAACTGCAGCTGCCGATCAACCTGGTGTGCCTGCTGGCCTGCGCTGAAAACATGCCGAGCGGCGGCGCTACCCGCCCGGGCGACATCGTCACCACCATGAGCGGCCAGACCGTCGAAATCCTCAACACCGACGCCGAAGGCCGCCTGGTGCTGTGCGACGCCCTGACCTACGCCGAACGCTTCAAGCCCCAGGCGGTGATCGACATCGCCACCCTGACCGGCGCTTGCATCGTCGCCCTGGGTAGCCATACCTCGGGCCTGATGGGCAACGACGACGACCTGGTCGGCCAACTGCTGGATGCCGGCAAGCGCGCCGACGACCGTGCCTGGCAGCTGCCGCTGTTCGACGAGTACCAGGAACAACTGGACAGCCCGTTCGCCGACATGGGCAACATCGGTGGGCCGAAGGCCGGCACCATCACCGCAGGCTGCTTCCTGTCGCGCTTCGCCAAGGCCTACAACTGGGCGCACATGGACATCGCCGGCACGGCCTGGGTCAGCGGTGGCAAGGACAAGGGCGCCACTGGCCGCCCGGTCCCGCTGCTGACCCAGTACCTGCTGGACCGCGCTGGCGCCTGA
- the lptF gene encoding LPS export ABC transporter permease LptF — protein MIVFRYLSREVLVTLSAVSAVLLVIIMSGRFIKYLAQAAQGVLDPSVLFLIMGFRLPGFLQLILPLGLFLGILLAYGRLYLESEMTVLSATGMSQQRLLGLTMAPAALVALLVAWLSLSLAPLGVAQVQQIISQQDALTEFDTLVPGRFQTLRDGSRVTYTEQLSDDRINLGGVFISEKRFNQDKTKDRAPSVLVAEKGHQEVQADGNRYLVLENGYRYDGNPGQADYRAIKYDTYGVLLPKPEVSEEVTEREAIPTSQLFGQEGLRERAELQWRLSLPILVFVVTLLAVPLSRVNPRQGRFLKLLPAILLYMAYLTMLISVRGALEKGKLPIALGMWWVHGLFLLIGLGLMYWEPLSLKRAARRAEVARG, from the coding sequence TTGATCGTCTTTCGTTATCTGTCCCGCGAGGTCCTGGTGACCTTGAGCGCCGTCAGCGCCGTGCTGCTGGTGATCATCATGAGTGGGCGTTTCATCAAGTACCTGGCCCAGGCGGCGCAGGGCGTGCTCGACCCGAGCGTGCTGTTCCTGATCATGGGCTTCCGCCTGCCGGGTTTCTTGCAACTGATCCTGCCTTTGGGGCTATTCCTCGGCATTTTGCTGGCCTACGGCCGTTTGTACCTGGAAAGCGAAATGACCGTGCTGTCGGCCACGGGCATGAGCCAGCAGCGCCTGCTGGGCCTGACCATGGCGCCCGCCGCCCTGGTGGCCTTGCTGGTTGCCTGGCTGAGCCTGAGCCTGGCGCCCCTGGGCGTGGCCCAGGTGCAGCAGATCATCAGCCAGCAGGACGCCCTGACCGAGTTCGACACCCTGGTGCCTGGGCGTTTCCAGACCCTGCGTGATGGCTCACGGGTGACCTACACCGAGCAGCTGTCGGACGACCGCATCAACCTTGGTGGCGTGTTCATCTCCGAAAAACGCTTCAACCAGGACAAAACCAAGGACCGCGCCCCGTCGGTACTGGTCGCCGAAAAAGGCCACCAGGAAGTGCAGGCCGATGGTAACCGCTACCTGGTGCTGGAAAACGGCTACCGCTACGACGGCAACCCTGGTCAGGCCGATTACCGTGCCATCAAGTACGACACCTATGGCGTACTGCTGCCCAAGCCTGAAGTCAGCGAGGAAGTGACCGAGCGCGAAGCTATTCCGACTTCGCAATTGTTCGGCCAGGAGGGCTTGCGCGAACGCGCCGAGCTGCAATGGCGGTTGTCGTTGCCGATCCTGGTCTTCGTCGTGACCCTGTTGGCAGTGCCGCTGTCGCGGGTCAACCCACGCCAGGGGCGCTTCCTCAAGTTGCTGCCGGCGATTCTTCTGTACATGGCCTACCTGACAATGCTGATTTCCGTACGCGGCGCCCTCGAGAAGGGCAAATTGCCGATCGCCCTGGGCATGTGGTGGGTGCACGGCCTGTTCTTGCTGATCGGGCTTGGGCTGATGTACTGGGAACCGCTGAGCCTCAAACGCGCTGCCCGTCGTGCGGAGGTGGCCCGTGGTTAA
- the lptG gene encoding LPS export ABC transporter permease LptG, giving the protein MVKLDRYIGMSVLMAILAVLGIILGLASLFAFIDEMSDLSDTYTVMDAGWFTLLTAPRRLYDMLPMAALIGCLIGLGSLASSSELTIMRAAGVSIGRIVWAVMKPMLVLMLVGVLIGEYVAPVTENKAQADRSLAQGGGEAQSSKRGMWHRQGEEFVHINAVQPNGLLLGVTRYRFDSERKIVTSSFARRAQYNDDHWQLSDVSTTYFRGDHTEVVKTPEERWDVSVTPQLLNTVILAPESLSITGLWEYIHYLSDQGLNNARYWLAFWTKVLQPAVTAALVLMAISFIFGPLRSVTLGQRVFTGVLVGFVFRIAQDLLGPSSQVFGFPPLLAVVIPAGICALAGLWLLRRAG; this is encoded by the coding sequence GTGGTTAAACTGGATCGCTACATCGGCATGAGCGTGCTCATGGCCATTTTGGCCGTGCTGGGGATCATCCTCGGCCTGGCTTCGCTGTTCGCCTTCATCGATGAGATGAGTGACCTGAGCGACACCTACACGGTGATGGATGCCGGCTGGTTCACGCTGCTGACCGCACCGCGCCGTTTGTATGACATGTTGCCGATGGCGGCATTGATTGGCTGCCTGATCGGCCTGGGCAGCCTGGCCAGCAGCAGCGAACTGACCATCATGCGCGCTGCCGGTGTATCCATCGGCCGTATCGTCTGGGCGGTCATGAAGCCGATGCTGGTGCTGATGCTGGTGGGCGTGTTGATTGGCGAGTACGTGGCGCCGGTCACCGAAAACAAGGCCCAGGCCGACCGTTCCCTGGCCCAGGGTGGCGGTGAGGCGCAGAGCTCCAAGCGGGGTATGTGGCACCGTCAGGGCGAAGAGTTCGTGCACATCAACGCCGTGCAGCCCAATGGTTTGTTGCTGGGCGTGACCCGCTACCGTTTCGACAGTGAGCGCAAGATCGTCACCTCCAGCTTCGCCCGCCGGGCGCAGTACAACGACGACCACTGGCAGCTCAGCGACGTAAGCACCACGTATTTCCGTGGTGACCACACCGAAGTGGTGAAGACGCCGGAAGAGCGCTGGGACGTTTCGGTCACGCCGCAACTGCTCAATACCGTGATCCTGGCGCCGGAATCGCTGTCCATTACCGGCTTGTGGGAGTACATCCACTACCTGTCCGACCAAGGCTTGAACAATGCCCGCTACTGGCTGGCGTTCTGGACCAAGGTGTTGCAGCCGGCCGTGACCGCGGCACTGGTGCTGATGGCGATTTCCTTCATCTTCGGCCCCCTGCGCTCGGTGACCCTCGGCCAGCGGGTATTCACCGGTGTGCTGGTGGGCTTCGTGTTCCGCATCGCGCAGGACCTGCTAGGCCCTTCGAGCCAGGTGTTCGGGTTCCCGCCGTTGCTGGCGGTCGTGATACCGGCCGGGATCTGCGCACTGGCAGGGTTGTGGTTACTCCGCCGAGCGGGTTGA
- a CDS encoding RDD family protein, giving the protein MSKPPLLPQGDFPPAGLGRRLAAMFYDFLLCTALLIVTAGAYKMIQMAIIGEARMRELTDAGALDGDPLLSTILVFALFGFFAKFWTHGGQTLGMQVWGVRVQNTDGSAISLWQALLRFVVSIASWLCLGLGFFWALIDKRKRGWHDIYSETQLVRVPKQKK; this is encoded by the coding sequence ATGTCCAAGCCTCCCCTCTTGCCTCAGGGTGACTTTCCGCCCGCTGGGCTAGGCCGCCGGCTGGCGGCGATGTTCTATGACTTTTTGCTGTGCACTGCCCTGCTGATCGTAACGGCGGGCGCTTACAAGATGATCCAGATGGCGATTATCGGCGAGGCCCGCATGCGTGAGCTGACCGATGCCGGGGCGCTGGATGGCGACCCGTTGTTGTCGACGATTCTGGTGTTCGCACTGTTTGGTTTCTTTGCCAAATTCTGGACCCACGGCGGGCAGACCCTGGGCATGCAGGTGTGGGGCGTGCGGGTGCAGAATACCGATGGCAGTGCCATCAGCCTGTGGCAGGCGCTGTTGCGCTTCGTGGTCTCGATCGCGTCGTGGCTGTGCCTGGGGCTGGGGTTTTTCTGGGCGTTGATCGACAAGCGCAAACGCGGGTGGCATGACATCTATTCGGAGACACAGTTGGTGCGGGTGCCGAAGCAGAAGAAATGA
- a CDS encoding cold-shock protein, translating to MTQRQNGTVKWFNDEKGYGFITPDSGPDLFVHFRAIQGNGFKSLKEGQKVTFVAVQGQKGMQADEVQAEA from the coding sequence ATGACACAGCGTCAGAACGGTACCGTCAAGTGGTTCAATGACGAGAAAGGTTACGGTTTCATCACTCCAGACAGCGGTCCGGATCTGTTCGTACACTTCCGTGCCATTCAAGGCAACGGCTTCAAAAGCCTGAAAGAAGGCCAGAAGGTTACCTTCGTAGCCGTTCAAGGCCAAAAAGGCATGCAGGCTGACGAAGTCCAGGCCGAAGCCTGA
- the gcvT gene encoding glycine cleavage system aminomethyltransferase GcvT yields MMSETLLKTPLHALHLELGARMVPFAGYDMPVQYPLGVLKEHLHTREQAGLFDVSHMGQIILRGSDAAKALESLVPVDIIDLPVGMQRYAMFTNEQGGILDDLMVANLGDDVLFLVVNAACKDQDLAHLQQHIGSRCEIQPLFEARALLALQGPAAVKVLERLAPEVAGMTFMQFRPVTLLGEDCYVSRSGYTGEDGYEISVPANAADALARRLLAEPEVQPIGLGARDSLRLEAGLCLYGHDMNTQTTPIQASLLWAISKVRRADGERAGGFPGADIIFGQQQHGVKQKRVGLLPQERTPVRESAEIVDAYGNPVGKVCSGGFGPTLGAPVAMGYVDIEHGALDTSLFALVRGKKVALKVSKMPFVPQRYYRG; encoded by the coding sequence CTGATGTCCGAAACACTGCTCAAGACCCCGCTGCACGCCCTGCACCTCGAGCTGGGCGCGCGCATGGTGCCATTCGCCGGCTATGACATGCCGGTGCAATACCCGCTGGGCGTGCTCAAGGAGCACCTGCACACCCGCGAGCAGGCAGGCCTGTTCGACGTCTCGCACATGGGCCAGATCATCCTGCGCGGCAGCGACGCTGCCAAGGCGCTGGAAAGCCTGGTGCCCGTGGACATCATCGACCTGCCAGTGGGCATGCAGCGCTATGCCATGTTCACCAACGAACAAGGCGGCATCCTCGACGACCTGATGGTCGCCAACCTGGGCGATGACGTGCTGTTCCTGGTGGTGAACGCCGCCTGCAAGGACCAGGACCTGGCCCACCTGCAACAACACATCGGCAGCCGCTGCGAGATTCAGCCGCTGTTCGAGGCCCGCGCGCTGCTGGCCCTGCAAGGCCCGGCGGCGGTCAAGGTGCTGGAACGCCTGGCCCCGGAAGTGGCTGGCATGACCTTCATGCAGTTCCGCCCGGTCACCCTGCTCGGCGAAGACTGCTACGTCAGCCGTTCAGGTTACACCGGTGAAGACGGTTACGAAATTTCGGTGCCGGCCAACGCCGCTGACGCCCTGGCCCGCCGCCTGCTGGCCGAGCCCGAAGTGCAACCCATCGGCCTGGGTGCGCGCGACTCGCTGCGCCTGGAAGCCGGCCTGTGCCTCTATGGCCACGACATGAACACCCAGACCACGCCGATTCAGGCCAGCCTGCTGTGGGCCATCTCGAAAGTGCGCCGCGCCGACGGCGAACGTGCTGGCGGCTTCCCCGGTGCTGACATCATCTTTGGCCAGCAGCAGCACGGTGTAAAACAAAAGCGTGTCGGCTTGCTGCCGCAAGAACGTACACCGGTACGAGAAAGCGCAGAGATTGTCGATGCATACGGTAACCCGGTGGGCAAAGTCTGCAGTGGTGGCTTTGGCCCAACACTTGGCGCACCGGTTGCAATGGGTTATGTCGATATCGAACATGGCGCGCTAGACACATCACTGTTTGCATTGGTACGGGGCAAGAAGGTTGCCTTGAAAGTCAGCAAAATGCCTTTCGTACCGCAACGTTACTACCGTGGCTGA
- a CDS encoding L-serine ammonia-lyase — MSLSVFDLFKIGIGPSSSHTVGPMRAAARFAEGLRRDGLLASTVSVKAELYGSLGATGKGHGSDKAVLLGLEGEHPDTVDTEAIPARLQAIRDSGHLRLLGEHGIAFVEKQHLAMIRKPLAYHPNGMIFRAFDHAGLQIRSREYYSVGGGFVVDEDAAGHDRIVEDSTPLPYPFKSAKALLGHCTAQHLSISQVMLANEAAWRPEAETRAGLLRIWQVMQDCVEAGYRHEGILPGGLKVKRRAPALYRQLSQHPEASLRDALSVLDWVNLYALAVNEENAYGGRVVTAPTNGAAGIVPAVLHYYMRFVPGASEDGVVRFLLTAAAIGILYKENASISGAEVGCQGEVGVACSMAAGALCEVMGGSVQQVENAAEIGMEHNLGLTCDPIGGLVQVPCIERNAMGSVKAINAVRMALRGDGQHFVSLDKVIRTMRQTGADMKSKYKETARGGLAVNIIEC, encoded by the coding sequence ATGTCACTGAGCGTCTTCGACCTGTTCAAGATCGGCATCGGCCCCTCCAGCTCCCACACGGTCGGCCCAATGCGCGCCGCCGCACGTTTTGCCGAAGGCCTGCGCCGCGACGGCCTGCTGGCCAGCACGGTCAGCGTCAAGGCCGAGCTGTATGGCTCGCTCGGCGCCACGGGTAAAGGCCACGGCAGCGACAAGGCGGTGTTACTCGGCCTGGAAGGCGAGCACCCCGATACCGTCGATACCGAAGCCATCCCCGCCCGCCTGCAGGCCATCCGCGACAGCGGCCACCTGCGCCTGCTCGGCGAACACGGCATCGCGTTCGTCGAAAAGCAGCACCTGGCGATGATCCGCAAGCCACTGGCCTACCACCCCAACGGCATGATCTTCCGCGCCTTCGACCACGCCGGCCTGCAGATCCGCAGCCGCGAGTACTACTCGGTAGGCGGCGGTTTCGTGGTCGACGAGGACGCTGCCGGCCACGACCGTATCGTCGAGGACAGCACGCCGCTGCCCTACCCATTCAAGTCCGCCAAGGCGCTGCTCGGGCACTGCACCGCGCAACACCTGTCGATCAGCCAGGTGATGCTGGCCAACGAGGCGGCCTGGCGCCCGGAGGCCGAGACCCGTGCCGGCCTGCTGCGTATCTGGCAGGTGATGCAGGATTGCGTCGAGGCCGGTTACCGCCATGAAGGCATTTTGCCGGGTGGGCTCAAGGTCAAGCGCCGGGCACCGGCGTTGTACCGGCAACTCAGCCAACACCCGGAAGCCAGCCTGCGCGATGCGCTGTCGGTGCTCGACTGGGTCAACCTCTACGCGCTGGCGGTAAACGAAGAGAACGCCTACGGCGGCCGCGTGGTCACCGCACCCACCAATGGCGCCGCGGGCATCGTCCCGGCGGTCTTGCACTACTACATGCGCTTTGTACCGGGTGCCAGCGAAGACGGCGTGGTGCGCTTTCTGCTCACGGCGGCGGCCATCGGCATTCTCTACAAAGAAAATGCCTCCATCTCCGGCGCCGAGGTTGGCTGCCAGGGCGAAGTTGGCGTGGCCTGCTCGATGGCCGCCGGAGCCCTGTGCGAAGTCATGGGCGGTAGCGTGCAACAGGTCGAGAACGCCGCCGAGATCGGCATGGAACACAACCTGGGCCTGACCTGCGACCCGATTGGTGGGTTGGTTCAAGTGCCCTGCATCGAGCGCAACGCCATGGGCTCGGTGAAGGCGATCAACGCCGTGCGCATGGCCTTGCGCGGTGACGGGCAGCACTTCGTCTCGCTCGACAAAGTCATCCGCACCATGCGCCAGACCGGCGCCGACATGAAAAGCAAATACAAGGAGACCGCCCGCGGCGGTCTGGCCGTCAACATCATCGAGTGTTGA